A genome region from Alicyclobacillus acidocaldarius subsp. acidocaldarius DSM 446 includes the following:
- the era gene encoding GTPase Era, with the protein MTYKSGFVALIGRPNVGKSTLLNALVGQKVAIMSNRPQTTRNRIRGVRTTETSQMIFIDTPGIHKPKHRLGEYMVDAALKTLNEVDVIVLVVDASSPVHPTEQEIAKQLERVRTPVILALNKVDALEDRALVLKRIEEYQALRPFEEYVPISALRGEQVDLLAEIIEKRLPEGPKYYPDDMITDQPESFIISEIVREKVLMLTRDEVPHSVMVAVEHMERRSSDTLYVSAVIYTERESQKAILIGKQGQMLKRVGEMARHELEALFGNRIYLELWVKVKRDWRNKPALLHQFGFDREG; encoded by the coding sequence ATGACGTACAAGTCTGGATTTGTGGCGCTCATCGGCCGGCCGAACGTCGGCAAGTCGACGCTCCTCAACGCGCTCGTTGGCCAAAAGGTCGCCATCATGTCGAACCGGCCGCAGACTACGAGAAACCGCATCCGCGGCGTCCGCACGACGGAGACGTCACAGATGATCTTCATCGACACGCCGGGCATCCACAAGCCGAAGCACCGCCTCGGCGAGTACATGGTCGACGCCGCGCTCAAGACGCTGAACGAGGTCGACGTGATCGTCCTGGTCGTGGATGCGTCTTCGCCCGTGCATCCCACGGAACAGGAGATCGCGAAGCAGCTCGAACGCGTGCGGACGCCCGTGATCCTCGCGCTCAACAAGGTGGACGCGCTGGAGGATCGTGCGCTGGTGCTGAAGCGCATCGAGGAGTATCAGGCGCTCCGGCCCTTTGAGGAATACGTGCCGATCTCGGCGCTCAGAGGCGAGCAGGTGGATCTTTTGGCCGAGATCATCGAAAAGCGGCTGCCCGAAGGGCCGAAGTATTATCCGGACGACATGATCACGGATCAGCCGGAGTCGTTCATCATCAGCGAGATCGTGCGGGAAAAGGTGCTCATGTTGACGCGCGACGAAGTTCCGCACTCGGTCATGGTGGCGGTGGAACACATGGAGCGGCGGTCGTCGGATACGCTTTACGTGAGTGCGGTGATTTACACCGAGCGCGAGAGCCAAAAGGCCATCCTCATCGGCAAACAGGGCCAGATGTTGAAGCGCGTAGGCGAAATGGCGCGGCACGAATTGGAGGCCCTGTTTGGCAACCGAATTTACCTGGAGCTGTGGGTCAAGGTGAAGCGAGACTGGCGGAACAAGCCCGCGCTCTTGCACCAATTCGGCTTTGACCGCGAGGGCTAA